A genome region from Cyprinus carpio isolate SPL01 chromosome B23, ASM1834038v1, whole genome shotgun sequence includes the following:
- the mul1b gene encoding mitochondrial ubiquitin ligase activator of NFKB 1, whose protein sequence is METSGKPSTAQIVLLATSSALTAVLYTIYKKKSSHVARLREAKKMPLNPDLKTLLDEAPGKCVPYAVIEGVVRSVKETLNSQFVDNCKGVIERLTLKEKKMVWNRTTHIWNDCEKIIHQRINTMPFDLAPHDDTVPTTVRVVRPLDAAELDLETTYESFHPSQQSLTNVISHFISGERPQGIQETEEMLRLGASMTGVGELVLDNNLVRLQPPKQGLRYFLSRLDYDTLLNKQEGHLRIWRLLTVLFGLTACATLFYLLWRQYVLRKERRKERSLLDEYRKWQSKRLQELHLAEEDLSPTACTVCLNRERSCVFLECGHVCACEECYRALPEPKKCPICRATIDRIVPLYNS, encoded by the exons ATGGAGACCAGCGGCAAACCCTCGACAGCACAGATTGTGTTGCTGGCCACGAGCTCGGCTCTGACTGCTGTCTTATACACCATCTACAAGAAGAAGTCGAGCCATGTGGCTAGATTAAGG GAAGCCAAGAAGATGCCTTTAAATCCAGATCTCAAAACTCTCCTCGATGAAGCTCCAGGAAAATGTGTTCCTTATGCAGTTATTGAAG GTGTTGTGCGCTCAGTGAAGGAGACCTTGAACAGTCAGTTTGTAGACAACTGTAAAGGGGTCATCGAGAGGTTAACCCTAAAAGAGAAGAAGATGGTGTGGAATCGAACAACACATATATG GAATGATTGTGAAAAGATCATCCACCAACGCATCAACACCATGCCCTTTGACCTCGCGCCACATGATGACACCGTTCCCACGACAGTGCGAGTGGTCCGTCCACTCGATGCAGCCGAATTGGATCTGGAGACCACCTATGAGAGCTTTCACCCCTCCCAGCAGTCTCTGACCAATGTCATCAGCCACTTCATCAGCGGTGAGCGCCCGCAGGGCATCCAGGAGACCGAAGAAATGCTGCGTCTGGGTGCCAGCATGACAGGCGTAGGGGAGCTGGTGCTGGACAACAACCTGGTTCGCCTTCAACCCCCTAAACAGGGCCTGCGGTACTTCCTCAGCCGGCTGGACTATGACACGCTCCTGAACAAGCAAGAGGGTCACTTGCGGATCTGGAGGCTCTTGACGGTGCTGTTTGGCTTGACTGCCTGTGCTACACTATTCTACCTGCTTTGGCGGCAGTACGTGCTGCGAAAGGAGCGGAGGAAAGAGCGCAGCCTGCTGGACGAGTACAGGAAGTGGCAGAGCAAACGTTTGCAGGAGCTCCACCTGGCGGAGGAGGATTTGTCTCCTACTGCATGCACAGTATGCTTGAACCGTGAGCGCTCGTGCGTGTTTCTGGAGTGTGGTCACGTGTGTGCCTGTGAGGAGTGCTATAGGGCCCTGCCCGAACCGAAGAAATGTCCCATATGCAGGGCTACAATAGACAGGATTGTCCCTTTGTATAACAGTTAG
- the LOC109053203 gene encoding protein FAM43B-like → MLEQFPLLCFSEKHTHTLEHPSFLNPFLSAWIMLRWKRSKFVLVENESKSKPKSLGAGLTYHSLLSTFLHSCPDLVPDCPFHWLGSVFHSKRQKVELNKEEPTYNVRYLGSAVTIMAKGEDCTQEAVAKIWTRSNYGEQSAKMKLTVGPHGIRMGVDKGGKKKPTHLYSLNRITYCTADPFRPKIFAWIYRHQVKNKAVVLRCHAVLLAKAEKARALALSLYQNSTSAFTEFKRLKRQSDFRHCQQQLLGEDIVPLIPLRRLLNGQCHYQPPAEKPGSATRLSSITEEEEEDEDGPRDAESFNTKNADTPSPSSPPEKDLGKIVNRLDEVSITSWDEAQMTISTLV, encoded by the coding sequence ATGCTAGAGCAGTTTCCTTTGCTGTGCTtctctgaaaaacacacacacacactagaacaCCCTTCATTTCTGAATCCTTTCCTCTCCGCCTGGATCATGCTGCGCTGGAAAAGGAGCAAGTTTGTGCTGGTGGAGAATGAGTCCAAAAGCAAGCCAAAAAGTCTTGGAGCCGGACTGACTTATCATTCCCTGCTTTCGACTTTTCTCCACTCCTGTCCGGACCTTGTTCCCGACTGCCCGTTTCACTGGCTGGGAAGTGTTTTCCACAGCAAACGCCAGAAAGTGGAGCTCAACAAAGAGGAACCCACCTACAATGTGCGTTACCTGGGCAGCGCGGTCACCATCATGGCTAAAGGCGAGGATTGCACGCAGGAGGCGGTGGCTAAGATTTGGACTCGCAGCAACTATGGCGAACAGAGCGCCAAGATGAAGCTCACAGTCGGGCCGCACGGCATCCGCATGGGGGTGGATAAAGGTGGCAAAAAGAAGCCCACCCACCTCTATTCCCTCAACCGTATCACATACTGTACCGCTGACCCCTTCCGGCCAAAGATCTTTGCGTGGATTTACAGGCATCAGGTGAAGAATAAAGCGGTGGTTCTACGATGCCACGCTGTCCTCTTGGCGAAGGCAGAAAAGGCAAGAGCGTTGGCGCTCAGCCTGTACCAAAACTCAACGTCGGCGTTTACAGAGTTCAAGCGACTAAAGCGGCAATCTGACTTCCGCCATTGCCAGCAGCAGCTGTTGGGCGAGGACATTGTGCCTCTTATTCCTCTTCGGAGACTCCTGAATGGCCAGTGCCACTACCAGCCACCTGCAGAAAAGCCTGGAAGTGCCACACGGCTGTCCTCGATaactgaggaagaggaggaggatgaggacgGACCGAGGGATGCTGAATCCTTCAACACAAAAAATGCCGACACTCCCAGTCCTTCTTCTCCTCCAGAGAAAGATCTGGGAAAGATCGTAAATCGACTGGATGAGGTTTCGATTACCAGCTGGGATGAAGCACAGATGACTATCAGCACTCTGGTGTGA